From the Esox lucius isolate fEsoLuc1 chromosome 21, fEsoLuc1.pri, whole genome shotgun sequence genome, one window contains:
- the LOC114829937 gene encoding uncharacterized protein LOC114829937, with product MSQPEATPPMSQMVARSECHSRSSRRSSTSQAAARARADAEAARTRARYAKRQIDMEVENARIEATLKALKKEGEAEAALAAAHVLEAAADEEHHAIDLTEQGISPKMPPSIRRAQDYVKAHFADFSSLVKQEEKPDTGQLVSHNDSHHLQQSQTPVATSPGEHLIDFVDREQLKFPPTHIKMDIPPQPRPSATPQTELPDLAAYLARRDLLTAGFKVFPLSVDRPEFYLSWKSIFCNAIEGLNLKPSER from the coding sequence ATGTCTCAGCCTGAAGCTACACCGCCTATGTCCCAGATGGTGGCCCGGTCGGAGTGCCACTCACGTTCTTCACGCCGTTCGTCCACCAGCCAAGCTGCAGCACGAGCCCGAGCAGACGCGGAAGCTGCCCGCACCAGAGCAAGGTACGCCAAACGCCAGATTGACATGGAGGTTGAGAATGCGCGCATCGAGGCAACGCTAAAAGCTCTGAAGAAGGAGGGTGAGGCTGAAGCAGCACTTGCTGCAGCACATGTCCTGGAAGCGGCAGCAGACGAGGAGCACCACGCCATCGACCTCACTGAGCAAGGCATCTCCCCTAAGATGCCTCCTTCCATCAGACGTGCTCAAGACTATGTGAAGGCTCACTTCGCCGACTTCAGTTCGCTAGTGAAACAAGAAGAAAAGCCCGACACAGGACAACTGGTCAGTCATAACGACTCTCACCATCTACAACAGAGCCAAACACCAGTCGCTACCTCTCCAGGTGAACATCTCATTGATTTTGTAGACCGGGAGCAGCTGAAGTTCCCCCCTACACACATAAAAATGGACATTCCACCTCAGCCTAGACCTTCAGCGACTCCACAGACTGAGCTGCCGGATCTAGCAGCCTACCTAGCACGCCGTGATCTACTGACAGCGGGATTCAAGGTATTCCCGCTGTCAGTAGACCGCCCTGAGTTCTACTTGTCCTGGAAGTCCATCTTCTGCAACGCCATAGAAGGCCTCAACCTCAAGCCCAGCGAACGATAG